In Streptomyces puniciscabiei, a single genomic region encodes these proteins:
- a CDS encoding c-type cytochrome: MKKLSARRRHPLAAVVVLLLALAATGGLYAAFAPAGKAQADDSAQSLTIQEGKKLYEVGCASCHGTGGQGSSDGPSLVGVGAAAVDFQVGTGRMPAATSQGAQVPRKKVVYNQTQIDQLAAYIASLGAGPSVPTKDQYGPDGADIAKGGELFRTNCAQCHNFTGKGGALTKGKFAPTLEGVDPKHIYEAMQTGPQNMPSFPDTTLSSKNKKDIIAYLHAVDSSETTNPGGLELGGLGPVSEGLFAWIFGLGALIVVAVWVAARTAKAKKS; encoded by the coding sequence GTGAAAAAGCTCTCCGCACGACGACGCCATCCGCTGGCGGCGGTCGTCGTCCTACTCCTCGCGCTGGCGGCCACTGGGGGGCTGTACGCCGCGTTCGCACCCGCGGGCAAGGCGCAGGCCGATGATTCCGCCCAGTCTCTGACCATCCAGGAGGGCAAGAAGCTCTACGAGGTCGGCTGCGCCAGCTGCCACGGCACCGGTGGCCAGGGCTCCTCCGACGGGCCGAGCCTGGTCGGCGTGGGCGCCGCGGCGGTCGACTTCCAGGTCGGCACCGGCCGTATGCCGGCCGCCACCTCGCAGGGCGCCCAGGTCCCGCGCAAGAAGGTCGTCTACAACCAGACGCAGATCGACCAGCTCGCCGCGTACATCGCCTCGCTGGGCGCGGGCCCGAGCGTGCCCACCAAGGACCAGTACGGCCCTGACGGCGCCGACATCGCCAAGGGTGGCGAGCTGTTCCGCACCAACTGCGCGCAGTGCCACAACTTCACCGGCAAGGGCGGTGCCCTCACCAAGGGCAAGTTCGCGCCGACGCTCGAGGGCGTCGACCCGAAGCACATCTACGAGGCCATGCAGACCGGCCCGCAGAACATGCCGTCCTTCCCGGACACCACGTTGTCCTCGAAGAACAAGAAGGACATCATCGCGTACCTGCACGCGGTCGACAGCAGCGAGACGACGAACCCCGGCGGTCTGGAGCTGGGCGGCCTCGGGCCGGTCAGTGAGGGTCTGTTCGCCTGGATCTTCGGCCTCGGCGCGCTGATCGTGGTCGCCGTCTGGGTCGCCGCTCGGACCGCAAAGGCCAAGAAGTCATGA
- a CDS encoding ubiquinol-cytochrome c reductase iron-sulfur subunit — MSSQDIPEENLPAEQEHARGAVGIADEENPFADPGLPPHEHRIQDIDERAARRSERTVALLFTVSMLATVGFIVSYVTIPHDKSIFVFPIGHLSALNFALGLTLGTALFCIGAGAVHWARTLMSDVEVADERHAIEAPADVRAKVHADFRQGAEESALGRRKLLRNTMFGALALFPLSGVMLLRDLGPLPGSSLRHTLWAKGKRLVNMNTGQPLRPEDVAVGSLTFAKPDGLEETDEEFQTEIAKAALMIVRLQPGNIKDKRELDWSHEGIVAFSKICTHVGCPISLYEQQTHHVLCPCHQSTFDLSDGARVIFGPAGHALPQLRIGVDSDGYLQALGDFEEPVGPAFWERG, encoded by the coding sequence ATGAGTAGCCAAGACATTCCAGAAGAGAACCTGCCCGCTGAGCAGGAGCACGCCCGCGGCGCGGTAGGGATCGCGGACGAGGAGAACCCGTTCGCCGACCCGGGACTGCCGCCCCACGAGCACCGGATCCAGGACATCGACGAGCGGGCCGCCAGGCGGTCCGAGCGCACGGTCGCCCTGCTGTTCACCGTGTCGATGCTGGCCACCGTCGGCTTCATCGTCTCCTACGTGACGATCCCGCACGACAAGAGCATCTTCGTCTTCCCGATCGGGCACCTCAGCGCGCTGAACTTCGCGCTGGGCCTGACCCTCGGTACGGCGCTGTTCTGCATCGGCGCGGGCGCGGTCCACTGGGCCCGCACCCTGATGTCCGACGTGGAGGTCGCCGACGAGCGGCACGCCATCGAGGCCCCGGCCGACGTCCGCGCGAAGGTCCACGCGGACTTCCGCCAGGGCGCCGAGGAGTCGGCGCTCGGCCGCCGCAAGCTGCTGCGCAACACGATGTTCGGCGCGCTGGCCCTGTTCCCGCTCTCCGGCGTCATGCTGCTGCGCGACCTCGGCCCGCTGCCCGGCTCCTCGCTGCGTCACACCCTGTGGGCCAAGGGCAAGCGCCTGGTCAACATGAACACGGGTCAGCCGCTGCGCCCCGAGGACGTCGCCGTCGGCTCCCTCACCTTCGCCAAGCCCGACGGGCTGGAGGAGACGGACGAGGAGTTCCAGACGGAGATCGCCAAGGCGGCCCTGATGATCGTCCGGCTGCAGCCGGGCAACATCAAGGACAAGCGCGAGCTCGACTGGTCGCACGAGGGCATCGTCGCCTTCTCCAAGATCTGCACCCACGTCGGCTGCCCGATCTCGCTGTACGAGCAGCAGACGCACCACGTGCTGTGCCCGTGCCACCAGTCCACCTTCGACCTCTCCGACGGTGCCCGAGTGATCTTCGGCCCCGCCGGCCACGCCCTGCCGCAGCTGCGCATCGGCGTGGACAGTGACGGTTACCTCCAGGCGCTCGGCGACTTCGAGGAGCCCGTCGGTCCTGCATTCTGGGAGCGCGGATGA
- a CDS encoding cytochrome b, which produces MSTAANETPRPRGKAPAGERVADWADGRLGIYSLAKSNMRKIFPDHWSFMLGEVCMYSFIIIILTGVYLTLFFHPSMNEVEYHGSYVPLQGQLMSEAFNSTLHISFDVRGGLLIRQIHHWAALIFLAGMFVHMMRVFFTGAFRKPREINWLFGFLLFVLGMFTGFTGYSLPDDLLSGTGVRFMEGAILSVPIVGTYLSFFLFGGQFPGHDFVARFYSIHILLLPGIMLGLMVGHLILVFYHKHTQFAGPGKSNNNVVGMPLLPVYMAKAGGFFFLVFGVIAAIAAVAQINPIWAMGPYRPDQVSTGAQPDWYMGFAEGLIRFMPGWEINFAGHTLVLGVFIPLVLFPLVLAAIAVYPFIESWITGDKREHHILDRPRNAPTRTAFGVAWVTIYMITLVGGGNDLWATHFHLSINAVTWFVRIGFFVGPIIAFIVTKRICLGLQRRDRDKVLHGRETGIIKRLPHGEFIEVHEPLSQEQLHTLTAHHQYQPAEIGPTVDENGVERKVPASEKLRVKLSNAYYGEDNQIPKPSVEEYKEITSGHGHH; this is translated from the coding sequence ATGAGTACTGCAGCGAACGAGACGCCCCGCCCTCGCGGGAAGGCACCGGCCGGCGAGCGGGTCGCCGACTGGGCCGACGGCCGGCTCGGGATCTACTCCCTGGCCAAGTCCAACATGCGCAAGATCTTCCCCGACCACTGGTCGTTCATGTTGGGCGAAGTGTGCATGTACAGCTTCATCATCATCATCCTGACGGGTGTCTATCTGACGCTGTTCTTCCACCCGTCGATGAACGAGGTGGAGTACCACGGCAGCTATGTCCCGCTGCAGGGACAGCTGATGTCCGAGGCGTTCAACTCGACCCTGCACATCTCCTTCGACGTGCGCGGTGGTCTGCTCATCCGGCAGATCCACCACTGGGCCGCGCTGATCTTCCTCGCCGGCATGTTCGTGCACATGATGCGCGTGTTCTTCACCGGCGCCTTCCGCAAGCCGCGTGAGATCAACTGGCTGTTCGGCTTCCTGCTGTTCGTCCTCGGCATGTTCACCGGCTTCACCGGTTACTCGCTCCCGGACGACCTGCTCTCCGGCACCGGTGTCCGCTTCATGGAGGGTGCGATCCTGTCCGTGCCGATCGTCGGCACGTACCTGTCGTTCTTCCTCTTCGGCGGTCAGTTCCCCGGCCACGACTTCGTCGCCCGGTTCTACTCGATCCACATCCTGCTGCTGCCGGGCATCATGCTCGGCCTGATGGTGGGCCACCTGATCCTGGTCTTCTACCACAAGCACACGCAGTTCGCGGGTCCGGGCAAGAGCAACAACAACGTCGTCGGCATGCCGCTGCTGCCGGTCTACATGGCCAAGGCGGGAGGCTTCTTCTTCCTGGTCTTCGGTGTCATCGCGGCCATCGCGGCGGTCGCCCAGATCAACCCGATCTGGGCCATGGGCCCCTACCGTCCGGACCAGGTGTCCACCGGCGCCCAGCCCGACTGGTACATGGGCTTCGCCGAGGGTCTGATCCGCTTCATGCCGGGCTGGGAGATCAACTTCGCGGGCCACACGCTCGTCCTGGGCGTGTTCATCCCGCTGGTGCTCTTCCCGCTGGTCCTGGCGGCGATCGCGGTCTACCCGTTCATCGAGTCCTGGATCACCGGCGACAAGCGCGAGCACCACATCCTGGACCGCCCGCGCAACGCCCCGACGCGTACCGCGTTCGGTGTCGCCTGGGTGACGATCTACATGATCACCCTGGTCGGCGGTGGCAACGACCTGTGGGCCACCCACTTCCACCTGTCGATCAACGCGGTCACCTGGTTCGTCCGGATCGGGTTCTTCGTCGGACCGATCATCGCGTTCATCGTCACCAAGCGGATCTGCCTGGGTCTGCAGCGCCGCGACCGCGACAAGGTGCTGCACGGTCGCGAGACCGGCATCATCAAGCGGCTGCCGCACGGTGAGTTCATCGAGGTGCACGAGCCGCTCAGCCAGGAGCAGCTGCACACCCTCACGGCTCACCACCAGTACCAGCCGGCCGAGATCGGCCCGACGGTCGACGAGAACGGTGTCGAGCGCAAGGTCCCGGCCTCGGAGAAGCTCCGGGTGAAGCTGTCCAACGCCTACTACGGCGAGGACAACCAGATCCCGAAGCCGTCCGTCGAGGAGTACAAGGAGATCACGAGCGGCCACGGCCACCACTGA
- the trpD gene encoding anthranilate phosphoribosyltransferase, which translates to MSAVIPAGGDTAAGRSWPALLNGLLDGQDLSADDTAWAMDRIMRGEATDAQIAGFAVALRAKGQTVQEITGLVRTMYEHANVIEVPGRTVDIVGTGGDGAKTVNISTMSSLVVAGTGAKVVKHGNRAASSASGSSDVLEKLGVNLDLTPRRVAEVAEEAGITFCFAVKFHPALRHVGAARGQLGIRTVFNLLGPLTNPAKVRAQAVGVAVAREAPIVAGVLAERGNSSLVFRGDDGLDELTTTSTSHVWIVRDGKVTEETFDPRDAGIGLVPVEALRGGDPSHNAEVARRLLDGETGAVRDAVLLNSAAALVALDPADAPLADQLRAGMAKAAESIDSGAAKRALERWVAASNA; encoded by the coding sequence ATGAGCGCTGTGATCCCCGCTGGAGGCGACACCGCGGCGGGCCGTTCCTGGCCCGCCCTGCTGAACGGCCTGCTGGACGGTCAGGACCTGTCCGCCGACGACACCGCGTGGGCGATGGACCGGATCATGCGCGGCGAGGCGACCGACGCGCAGATCGCCGGGTTCGCGGTGGCGCTGCGGGCCAAGGGGCAGACGGTGCAGGAGATCACCGGTCTCGTCCGCACCATGTACGAGCACGCGAACGTGATCGAGGTGCCCGGCCGCACCGTCGACATCGTCGGCACGGGCGGCGACGGGGCGAAGACGGTGAACATCTCCACCATGTCGTCGCTGGTCGTCGCCGGTACGGGCGCGAAGGTCGTCAAGCACGGCAACCGCGCCGCGTCCTCCGCCTCCGGGTCCTCCGACGTCCTGGAGAAGCTGGGCGTCAACCTCGATCTCACGCCCCGACGGGTGGCCGAGGTCGCGGAGGAGGCCGGCATCACCTTCTGCTTCGCGGTGAAGTTCCACCCCGCGCTGCGTCATGTGGGCGCCGCCCGCGGGCAGTTGGGCATCCGGACGGTGTTCAACCTGCTCGGTCCGCTGACCAATCCGGCGAAGGTACGGGCCCAGGCGGTCGGCGTGGCCGTCGCCCGCGAGGCACCGATCGTCGCGGGCGTGCTCGCGGAGCGCGGCAACTCCTCGCTGGTCTTCCGGGGCGACGACGGGCTGGACGAGCTGACCACGACGTCCACGTCCCATGTCTGGATCGTCCGGGACGGCAAGGTCACCGAGGAGACCTTCGACCCGCGGGACGCCGGCATCGGCCTCGTCCCCGTGGAGGCGCTGCGCGGCGGCGACCCGTCGCACAACGCCGAGGTCGCCCGCCGTCTGCTCGACGGTGAGACGGGGGCCGTACGCGACGCGGTGCTGCTGAACTCCGCGGCGGCCCTCGTCGCCCTGGACCCGGCGGACGCCCCGCTCGCCGACCAGCTCCGTGCCGGCATGGCCAAGGCCGCCGAGTCCATCGACTCGGGCGCGGCGAAGCGGGCGCTGGAGCGGTGGGTGGCGGCGAGCAACGCCTAG
- a CDS encoding aminotransferase class V-fold PLP-dependent enzyme gives MSVFTAAADQSVCSPLPVLGRDVTVPLVTGGEVTYAALDYAASAPALQRVWDDVAAYAPYYGSVHRGAGYLSQLSTDLFENARRTVAEFLGCRADDQVVFTRSTTDSLNLLARALPAGCQVFVFETEHHASLLPWQHAKVTYLDAPRTPQQAVATLERALADRDPYGPALVCVTGASNVTGELWPVRELAAAAHAHGARIVLDAAQLAPHHPVSVRDLDVDWVAFSGHKLYAPFGSGVLAGRADWLRAAEPYLAGGGASRKVTRRQDGGVDVEWHESAARHEAGSPNVIGAYSIAAACKALTEAGWDTLVAREQHLIRRVREGLAEVPQVRILSLFGEDAPRVGVISFVVEGWNSSHFAAALSAEYGIGVRDGLFCAHPLVRTLLGSDPQTQGECGAPEAAPGEKSLNAIRVSFGAGTPDEHVERFVTAVRELVTDGAQWTYRTEDGRCVPAV, from the coding sequence ATGTCTGTCTTCACCGCTGCCGCCGACCAGTCCGTTTGCTCCCCGCTGCCCGTTCTGGGCCGGGATGTCACCGTCCCGCTCGTCACCGGCGGCGAGGTCACCTACGCGGCCCTCGACTACGCGGCCAGTGCCCCCGCCCTGCAGCGTGTCTGGGACGACGTGGCCGCCTACGCGCCGTACTACGGCAGCGTCCACCGCGGCGCCGGCTACCTCTCCCAGCTCTCCACCGACCTGTTCGAGAACGCCCGCAGGACGGTCGCCGAGTTCCTCGGCTGCCGCGCCGATGACCAGGTGGTCTTCACCCGCTCCACCACCGATTCCCTGAACCTGCTGGCCCGCGCCCTCCCCGCCGGCTGCCAGGTCTTCGTCTTCGAGACCGAGCACCACGCGTCCCTGCTGCCCTGGCAGCACGCGAAGGTCACCTACCTCGACGCCCCGCGCACCCCGCAGCAGGCCGTCGCGACCCTGGAGCGGGCCCTCGCCGACCGCGACCCGTACGGCCCGGCCCTGGTCTGCGTCACCGGCGCCTCCAACGTCACCGGCGAGCTGTGGCCGGTGCGCGAACTGGCCGCGGCGGCGCACGCGCACGGCGCCCGGATCGTCCTGGACGCCGCCCAGCTGGCCCCCCACCACCCCGTGTCCGTCCGTGACCTGGACGTCGACTGGGTCGCCTTCTCGGGGCACAAGCTGTACGCCCCCTTCGGCTCCGGTGTCCTGGCCGGCCGCGCCGACTGGCTGCGCGCCGCCGAGCCGTACCTCGCGGGCGGCGGCGCCAGCCGCAAGGTGACCCGGCGTCAGGACGGGGGTGTGGACGTGGAGTGGCACGAGAGTGCCGCGCGGCACGAGGCGGGCTCGCCCAATGTGATCGGTGCCTACTCCATCGCGGCGGCCTGCAAGGCGCTGACCGAGGCCGGCTGGGACACCCTGGTGGCCCGGGAGCAGCACCTCATCCGCAGGGTCCGCGAGGGCCTGGCCGAGGTCCCGCAGGTCAGGATCCTCTCCCTCTTCGGCGAGGACGCGCCCCGGGTCGGCGTGATCTCCTTCGTCGTCGAGGGCTGGAACAGCTCCCACTTCGCCGCCGCCCTGTCCGCCGAGTACGGCATCGGCGTCCGCGACGGCCTCTTCTGCGCCCACCCCCTGGTCCGCACCCTCCTCGGCAGCGACCCCCAGACCCAGGGCGAGTGCGGCGCCCCCGAGGCCGCGCCGGGCGAGAAGTCCCTCAACGCCATCCGCGTGAGCTTCGGCGCGGGCACCCCCGACGAGCACGTGGAGCGTTTCGTGACGGCGGTACGGGAACTGGTCACCGACGGCGCGCAGTGGACGTACCGCACGGAGGACGGCCGCTGCGTCCCGGCGGTGTGA
- a CDS encoding Lrp/AsnC family transcriptional regulator, translating into MITAIVLIKTSVDRIPEIAEQIASLESVSEVFSVTGTYDLIAMVRVRQHEDLADVIPGRISKIPGVEGTDTHVAFRTYSQHDLEAAFSIGLDN; encoded by the coding sequence GTGATCACCGCGATCGTCCTGATCAAGACCAGCGTGGACCGGATCCCCGAGATCGCGGAGCAGATCGCTTCGCTGGAGTCGGTCAGCGAGGTCTTCTCCGTCACCGGTACGTACGACTTGATCGCGATGGTCCGGGTGCGGCAGCACGAGGACCTGGCCGATGTCATCCCCGGGCGGATCAGCAAGATCCCCGGCGTGGAGGGCACGGACACGCACGTGGCCTTCCGCACCTACTCCCAGCACGACCTGGAGGCGGCCTTCTCGATCGGTCTCGACAACTGA
- a CDS encoding rhomboid family intramembrane serine protease, producing MISESSTAAGRAFRAVRSTSAPMTYGLIALCCLLFVLGPASGLTPGYGSGDALLAAQRAYFHRWGVVPAELFARPVRAALTPATALFVHGSWVHLLGNMLFLFVFGAMTEERMGRVEFTLFYVGCGYLALLGYAAANDASEQSLVGASGAISAVLGAFLYLFPRARVTSLLPFLFFLPLRFPAWIVLPFWAALQWAAAGRSAQGPGVAYLAHLVGFVLGFVYAWVRYGRATRVKAAPAQAPEGENLP from the coding sequence ATGATCAGCGAGTCGAGCACGGCGGCGGGCAGGGCGTTCAGAGCGGTCCGGAGCACATCAGCACCCATGACGTACGGCCTCATCGCCCTGTGCTGTCTGCTCTTCGTCCTGGGCCCGGCCTCGGGGCTCACCCCGGGATACGGCTCGGGGGACGCCCTGCTCGCCGCGCAGCGGGCGTACTTCCACCGCTGGGGCGTGGTGCCGGCCGAGCTGTTCGCCAGGCCGGTGCGCGCGGCCCTGACCCCCGCCACGGCCCTGTTCGTGCACGGCAGCTGGGTACATCTGCTCGGCAACATGCTCTTCCTCTTCGTCTTCGGCGCGATGACCGAGGAACGGATGGGCCGGGTCGAGTTCACCCTCTTCTACGTCGGCTGCGGCTATCTCGCCCTGCTGGGGTACGCGGCCGCCAACGACGCCTCCGAGCAGTCGCTGGTGGGCGCGTCCGGGGCGATCTCGGCGGTCCTCGGGGCGTTCCTCTACCTGTTCCCTCGCGCCCGTGTCACCAGTCTTCTGCCGTTCCTGTTCTTCCTGCCACTGCGGTTCCCGGCCTGGATCGTGCTGCCCTTCTGGGCGGCGCTGCAGTGGGCGGCGGCGGGGCGCTCCGCGCAGGGGCCGGGGGTGGCGTATCTGGCGCACCTGGTGGGATTCGTGCTGGGGTTCGTCTACGCGTGGGTGCGCTACGGCCGTGCGACTAGAGTGAAAGCCGCCCCTGCTCAGGCCCCCGAGGGAGAGAACCTGCCGTGA
- a CDS encoding NYN domain-containing protein, whose amino-acid sequence MVETTGGGPGDGTAEVLDRPLPDGVRRRVVQIVSDGFGGLTMTELPAQLRQYARFTPSRRAKFAGNAMAAALETDALFRQRIGEKFREAQPELAGALDSGSPLPAADPLDVAAAAYVLRPAGWVKLVTAVGEEVQRADAERADEESRAELERLRAELAQAREHTRAENERLRAELESAKKEAESLHRKLRAALSDVKRGEAALRKAQGEMDALRAEAHRQVSAAESESRRLKARLGEAEAALEATRRAAREGRSVEDMRVRLLLDTLLEATQGLRRELALPPVSVRPAETVDAVEPGRMTPKDIAARALSENDPAILDQLLALPQVHLVVDGYNVTKTGYPQMPLEKQRLRLLGQLSALAAQTGAEVTCVFDGAELAAPVLLAPPRGVRVLFSKPGVTADELIRQLVRAEPPGRPVIVASTDREVADGVARAGARPVASAVLLKRLS is encoded by the coding sequence ATGGTGGAGACCACAGGCGGGGGGCCGGGCGACGGCACCGCCGAGGTGCTTGACCGTCCGCTGCCCGACGGGGTGCGACGCAGGGTCGTCCAGATCGTCTCCGACGGCTTCGGCGGGCTGACCATGACGGAACTGCCCGCCCAGCTCAGGCAGTACGCCCGCTTCACCCCCAGCCGCCGGGCCAAGTTCGCCGGCAACGCGATGGCGGCGGCGCTGGAGACCGATGCGCTGTTCCGGCAGCGGATCGGGGAGAAGTTCAGAGAGGCGCAGCCGGAACTCGCCGGCGCCCTCGACTCCGGCTCGCCGCTCCCGGCCGCGGACCCGCTCGACGTGGCGGCCGCGGCCTACGTGCTGCGCCCGGCGGGCTGGGTGAAGCTGGTCACCGCGGTCGGCGAGGAGGTCCAGCGCGCGGACGCCGAGCGCGCCGACGAGGAGAGCCGGGCCGAGCTGGAGCGGCTGCGCGCCGAGCTGGCCCAGGCCCGCGAGCACACCCGCGCCGAGAACGAACGGCTGCGGGCGGAGCTGGAGTCGGCGAAGAAGGAAGCGGAATCGCTGCACCGCAAGCTCCGGGCCGCCCTCAGCGACGTCAAGCGGGGCGAGGCCGCCCTGCGCAAGGCCCAGGGCGAGATGGACGCCCTACGCGCCGAGGCGCACCGGCAGGTGTCGGCCGCCGAGAGCGAGTCGCGCCGGCTCAAGGCCCGCCTCGGCGAGGCGGAGGCCGCGCTGGAGGCGACCCGCCGCGCCGCCCGCGAGGGCCGCAGCGTGGAGGACATGCGGGTACGGCTGCTGCTCGACACCCTGCTGGAGGCGACCCAGGGCCTCAGGCGCGAACTCGCCCTGCCGCCCGTGTCCGTGCGGCCCGCCGAGACCGTGGACGCGGTCGAACCGGGACGAATGACCCCGAAGGACATCGCGGCGCGCGCCCTGTCGGAGAACGACCCGGCCATTCTCGACCAGTTGCTTGCGCTGCCGCAGGTACATCTGGTGGTCGACGGCTACAACGTCACCAAGACCGGCTATCCGCAGATGCCGCTGGAGAAGCAGCGGCTCAGACTCCTCGGCCAGCTCTCCGCGCTCGCCGCGCAGACCGGCGCCGAGGTGACCTGTGTCTTCGACGGCGCCGAACTGGCCGCCCCGGTGCTGCTCGCACCGCCGCGCGGGGTCCGGGTGCTGTTCTCCAAGCCGGGCGTCACGGCCGACGAGCTGATCCGTCAGCTGGTGCGCGCGGAGCCGCCCGGCCGTCCGGTCATCGTCGCCTCCACCGACCGTGAGGTGGCCGACGGGGTCGCCAGGGCGGGTGCCCGGCCCGTCGCCTCTGCGGTGCTTCTCAAGCGACTGTCCTGA
- a CDS encoding C40 family peptidase, whose protein sequence is MASHRRPKQQSRARVTVLTTAAAAAVVLSANAANAAPSQKLSKDQVKAKVDELYQQAEQASEKFDGAKAKQQKLQKEISTIQDNVARGQQDLNKLRDGLGSLATSQYRSGGIDPSVQLFLSSNPDDFLDKASTLDQLSAQQVDALKKIQDKQRELAQERTEAADKLKDLSSTRTQLEQKKKEVQAKLADAQKLLNTLTAKEKADLAAQQARADRSSSARVNLGDAPPASGRAAAAFSAAQSVIGSPYVYGASGPSSFDCSGLTSWAYAQAGVSIPRTSESQATIGTRIYDQSQLKVGDLVFFYGDIHHVGLYAGNGQVLHAPHTGAVVRYEAMSDMPFQFGVRV, encoded by the coding sequence GTGGCGTCCCACCGTCGACCCAAGCAGCAGAGTCGCGCCCGCGTGACCGTGCTGACCACCGCAGCCGCCGCAGCCGTCGTCCTGAGCGCGAACGCCGCCAACGCCGCGCCGAGCCAGAAGCTCTCCAAGGACCAGGTCAAGGCCAAGGTCGACGAGCTCTACCAGCAGGCGGAGCAGGCCTCCGAGAAGTTCGACGGGGCCAAGGCGAAGCAGCAGAAGCTGCAGAAGGAAATATCCACCATCCAGGACAACGTCGCGCGGGGTCAGCAGGACCTCAACAAGCTGCGCGACGGCCTGGGTTCGCTGGCCACCTCGCAGTACCGCTCGGGCGGCATCGACCCCTCGGTCCAGCTCTTCCTGTCCTCGAACCCGGACGACTTCCTCGACAAGGCCTCCACGCTCGACCAGTTGAGCGCCCAGCAGGTCGACGCCCTGAAGAAGATTCAGGACAAACAGCGCGAACTCGCCCAGGAGCGCACGGAAGCCGCCGACAAGCTCAAGGACCTCTCCTCCACGCGCACCCAGCTGGAGCAGAAGAAGAAGGAGGTCCAGGCCAAGCTCGCCGACGCGCAGAAGCTGCTCAACACCCTGACGGCCAAGGAGAAGGCGGACCTCGCCGCCCAGCAGGCGCGCGCAGACCGCTCCTCCAGCGCTCGCGTCAACCTCGGCGACGCCCCGCCGGCCTCCGGCCGCGCCGCGGCGGCCTTCTCCGCCGCGCAGAGCGTGATCGGCTCGCCCTACGTCTACGGCGCCTCCGGCCCGTCCTCCTTCGACTGCTCGGGCCTGACCTCCTGGGCCTACGCCCAGGCCGGTGTCTCGATACCGCGCACCTCCGAGTCGCAGGCCACCATCGGCACCCGCATCTACGACCAGAGCCAGCTCAAGGTCGGCGACCTGGTGTTCTTCTACGGCGACATCCACCACGTCGGCCTGTACGCGGGCAACGGCCAGGTGCTGCACGCCCCGCACACCGGTGCCGTGGTCCGCTACGAGGCGATGTCCGACATGCCCTTCCAGTTCGGCGTCCGGGTCTGA
- a CDS encoding C40 family peptidase codes for MGSHRRFSSSGFDRGAAALCVLSAAAAALGAVPAQAAPKGDTRAEVDRLYQEAEQATQAYDKAQEREGALRREVREAQDLIARQQQRVNTLREQLGSLAGAQYRAGGIDPAVALLFSDSPDDYLDKASTLDRITAQQAGQLRELQSALRDLAQERSVAVGKLAELESSRKAVATQKRTVVRKLARARQLLNALPPADRAVLGRASRSDGDGRLDLSDLTGLIAPDTSDTPDARAAAAVAAARSALGRPYVWGASGPSGFDCSGLMQWSYAHAGVQLPRTSQEQRFAGRQVPLSEARPGDLVIYRSDASHVGMYVGNGQVIHAPYPGAAVRYDPVGMMPVSSVTRP; via the coding sequence GTGGGGTCTCATCGCCGCTTCTCCTCCTCCGGATTCGACCGGGGCGCCGCCGCCCTGTGCGTGCTGTCGGCCGCGGCCGCCGCACTCGGCGCCGTACCGGCACAGGCCGCACCGAAGGGCGACACCCGGGCCGAGGTGGACCGGCTCTACCAGGAGGCCGAGCAGGCGACCCAGGCCTACGACAAGGCCCAGGAGCGGGAGGGCGCGCTGCGCCGTGAGGTCCGCGAGGCCCAGGACCTCATCGCCCGGCAGCAGCAGCGCGTCAACACCCTGCGCGAGCAGCTGGGTTCGCTGGCCGGCGCCCAGTACCGCGCGGGCGGCATCGACCCGGCCGTGGCGCTGCTCTTCTCCGACAGCCCCGACGACTATCTCGACAAGGCGTCCACCCTCGACCGCATCACCGCTCAACAGGCCGGGCAGCTGCGGGAGTTGCAGTCCGCGCTGCGGGACCTCGCCCAGGAGCGCTCGGTGGCGGTCGGGAAACTCGCCGAGCTGGAGAGCAGCCGCAAGGCCGTGGCCACGCAGAAGCGGACCGTGGTGCGCAAGCTCGCCAGGGCCCGGCAGCTGCTCAACGCGCTCCCGCCGGCCGACCGCGCGGTCCTCGGCCGGGCCTCGCGCTCCGACGGCGACGGCCGCCTCGATCTGTCCGACCTGACCGGCCTCATCGCCCCCGACACCTCGGACACCCCCGACGCCCGCGCCGCCGCCGCGGTGGCCGCCGCCCGCTCCGCCCTCGGCCGGCCGTACGTGTGGGGCGCCAGCGGCCCCTCCGGCTTCGACTGTTCGGGCCTGATGCAGTGGTCGTACGCGCACGCCGGGGTCCAGCTGCCCCGGACCTCGCAGGAACAGCGCTTCGCCGGCCGGCAGGTCCCGCTCTCCGAGGCGCGGCCCGGCGACCTGGTCATCTACCGCTCCGACGCCAGTCATGTGGGGATGTACGTCGGCAACGGCCAGGTCATCCACGCGCCCTATCCCGGCGCCGCGGTGCGCTACGACCCGGTCGGGATGATGCCGGTCTCCTCGGTCACCCGGCCCTGA